In the genome of Bacteroidales bacterium, one region contains:
- the leuS gene encoding leucine--tRNA ligase, with the protein MDYNFREIERKWQHYWDRNKTYKADTDPSRPKYYVLDMFPYPSGAGLHVGHPLGYIASDIIARYKRLKGFNVLHPMGFDAYGLPAEQYAIQTGTHPAITTGKNIQRYREQLDKLGFSYDWDREVRTCDPFYYKWTQWTFLQLFKSWYNRATCRAEPVAELENRFATNGTRDLDAACTVPMDFTAEEWNAMDLEQQQRALMNYRLAYLDDTMVNWCPPLGTVLANDEVKDGFSERGGHPVERKLMKQWSLRVTAYAQRLLDGLEEVDWPESLKEVQRNWIGRSEGAAVVFRIDGSDHVLEVFTTRPDTLWGATFMVLAPEHELAEMITTAEQLDKVRNYIQWAGNRCERDRIAEVKTITGAFTGAYGINPVNGARIPVWIADYVLAGYGTGAIMAVPGHDSRDFAFARHFHLPIIQVVVKEGEQPSDPETWNESYDSKEGFMVHSGFIDGLSVREGIIATIRWLQDQHLGYGKINFRIRDAIFSRQRYWGEPFPIYYKNNIPFPLDESALPLELPEVDSYQPTETGDPPLARAQNWKTRDGYPLETNTMPGFAGSSGYYLRYMDPHNNQVYFSREAVEYWRNVDFYVGGDEHGTGHLIYSRFWNKFLCDIGLAIEQEPFKKLINQGKIQGRSNFVYRIKGTNTFVSCNLRKEYDVIQQHVDIHIVDNDILDIDAFRKWQPDFASAEFILEDGKYICGWEIEKMSKSKHNVQNPDELIDKYGADTLRLYEMFLGPIEYHKPWDTKGIEGVFRFMKKLWKLYHNDNNEFTVSDEAPTPAELKIMHKTIKKVEDDILRFSLNTVVSNLMICVNELTDLKCSKRSILEDLAVLLSPYAPHTAEELWQMLGHGESISFAAFPAWKEDYLKEDLATYAVSFNGKLRFTLDLPVKMPAPEIEKTVLGEERSQKWLEGRTPRKVIVVPGKIINLVV; encoded by the coding sequence ATGGATTACAACTTCAGGGAAATAGAACGGAAATGGCAGCATTACTGGGATCGTAACAAGACCTATAAGGCTGATACCGATCCTTCCAGGCCCAAGTACTATGTCCTGGACATGTTCCCGTATCCTTCCGGGGCCGGTTTGCATGTCGGCCATCCTCTTGGCTACATCGCTTCCGATATCATTGCACGCTATAAAAGGCTGAAAGGCTTCAACGTGCTGCATCCGATGGGATTCGATGCCTATGGATTACCGGCCGAACAATATGCCATACAGACAGGCACCCATCCGGCCATTACGACCGGGAAAAATATACAGCGGTACCGGGAACAGCTGGACAAGCTGGGTTTTTCCTATGACTGGGACCGGGAGGTGCGTACCTGTGATCCGTTTTATTACAAATGGACCCAATGGACCTTTCTTCAGCTTTTCAAATCCTGGTACAATCGTGCGACCTGTCGCGCGGAGCCTGTCGCGGAGCTGGAAAACCGTTTTGCAACAAACGGGACCAGGGATCTGGATGCAGCCTGCACCGTACCGATGGATTTCACGGCAGAGGAATGGAATGCGATGGACCTTGAGCAGCAGCAACGGGCCCTGATGAATTACCGGCTGGCTTACCTGGACGATACCATGGTCAACTGGTGTCCTCCTCTGGGAACGGTACTGGCCAACGATGAAGTGAAGGATGGATTTTCCGAACGGGGCGGACACCCGGTCGAGCGTAAACTCATGAAACAATGGTCGCTGAGGGTCACCGCCTATGCACAGCGGTTGCTGGATGGACTGGAAGAGGTTGACTGGCCGGAATCCCTGAAGGAGGTCCAGCGCAACTGGATCGGGCGCTCCGAGGGTGCCGCTGTCGTGTTTCGCATCGACGGATCCGACCACGTCCTCGAAGTGTTCACCACCCGCCCGGACACGCTCTGGGGTGCCACTTTCATGGTACTGGCCCCGGAACATGAGCTGGCAGAGATGATTACCACCGCCGAACAGCTGGATAAGGTCCGGAACTACATTCAGTGGGCCGGAAATCGCTGTGAGCGTGACAGGATCGCAGAAGTGAAGACCATTACCGGTGCATTCACCGGTGCGTATGGGATCAATCCTGTCAATGGAGCCAGGATCCCGGTCTGGATCGCTGATTATGTACTGGCAGGATATGGAACCGGTGCCATTATGGCCGTACCGGGTCACGACAGCCGCGACTTTGCCTTTGCCCGCCATTTTCATCTTCCCATCATCCAGGTGGTCGTAAAAGAGGGGGAACAACCTTCGGATCCTGAAACCTGGAACGAATCTTACGATTCGAAAGAGGGTTTTATGGTCCATTCCGGATTTATCGACGGATTATCCGTCAGGGAAGGAATCATTGCCACGATCCGGTGGCTTCAGGACCAGCATCTGGGCTATGGAAAGATCAACTTCCGGATCCGCGATGCGATCTTCAGCCGCCAGCGCTACTGGGGCGAACCGTTTCCGATCTACTATAAGAACAACATTCCCTTTCCCCTGGATGAAAGCGCACTGCCCCTGGAACTTCCGGAGGTGGATAGTTATCAGCCCACGGAGACAGGTGATCCACCGCTGGCAAGAGCACAAAACTGGAAGACCAGGGATGGATATCCCCTGGAAACCAATACGATGCCCGGATTTGCCGGATCCAGCGGCTATTACCTCAGGTATATGGATCCACATAACAACCAGGTCTACTTCTCCCGGGAAGCTGTCGAATACTGGCGCAACGTGGACTTCTATGTCGGGGGCGATGAACACGGCACCGGCCACCTGATCTATTCCCGTTTCTGGAACAAGTTTTTGTGCGACATCGGACTGGCCATTGAGCAGGAACCCTTTAAAAAGCTCATTAACCAGGGGAAGATCCAGGGACGGTCGAACTTCGTTTACCGGATCAAAGGCACCAATACCTTTGTATCCTGCAATCTCCGGAAAGAGTACGATGTCATTCAGCAACACGTTGATATCCATATCGTTGATAACGACATCCTCGATATCGATGCCTTCAGAAAATGGCAGCCCGATTTTGCCAGTGCCGAGTTCATCCTTGAGGACGGCAAGTATATCTGCGGCTGGGAAATTGAAAAAATGTCGAAGTCGAAGCATAATGTCCAGAATCCGGATGAACTGATCGATAAGTACGGCGCCGATACCCTGCGCCTTTATGAGATGTTCCTCGGCCCGATCGAGTACCATAAACCGTGGGACACCAAAGGCATCGAAGGAGTGTTCCGCTTCATGAAAAAACTGTGGAAACTTTATCATAATGATAATAATGAATTCACTGTGTCGGATGAAGCACCCACACCCGCAGAACTGAAAATAATGCACAAGACCATCAAAAAGGTGGAGGATGACATCCTGCGGTTTTCTCTCAATACCGTGGTAAGTAACCTGATGATCTGCGTGAATGAGCTCACTGACCTGAAATGCAGCAAACGGTCGATCCTTGAAGACCTTGCAGTGCTTCTGTCTCCGTATGCGCCCCACACGGCGGAAGAGTTGTGGCAGATGCTCGGACACGGGGAAAGCATCTCCTTTGCTGCCTTCCCCGCCTGGAAGGAAGACTATCTTAAAGAGGACCTGGCTACGTATGCTGTTTCATTCAACGGGAAACTGCGCTTTACGCTGGATTTACCGGTTAAGATGCCCGCTCCCGAAATAGAGAAAACGGTGCTGGGAGAGGAAAGGTCACAGAAGTGGCTCGAGGGAAGAACTCCGAGAAAAGTAATCGTCGTTCCCGGAAAGATTATCAATCTGGTTGTTTAG
- a CDS encoding DUF3108 domain-containing protein: MMKTLFHIFLSVSFPCILALYASAQDYRFVNNFAFERGEHLEYKVFWDAWILPKMVAGTATLQITEENKQFDSRNTYHIVGVGSSSGMLAKFYTVSDRYESYLDEQALIPWYFLRRTKEGSYVRNDDVEFDRKNKLAKGTYATRTVPDNVQDILSAVYYARTLDFSSAQKGDVFPLDFFLDDSVYISQVVYQGKETIKSNRTSYRCLKFKPMVLVGPVFSEPYPMTVWVTDDSNRIPVRVESKVLVGKIKVELQDFSGLANPLTAKLD; this comes from the coding sequence ATGATGAAAACCCTCTTTCATATATTTCTGTCTGTGTCATTTCCGTGTATCCTTGCCTTGTACGCCAGTGCCCAGGACTACCGATTCGTCAACAATTTTGCATTTGAACGGGGGGAACATCTCGAATACAAAGTCTTCTGGGATGCCTGGATCTTGCCCAAGATGGTCGCCGGGACGGCCACCCTTCAGATCACCGAAGAAAACAAACAATTCGATTCCCGCAATACGTATCACATCGTTGGCGTCGGAAGCTCCAGCGGGATGCTGGCGAAGTTCTACACGGTGAGTGACAGGTACGAATCCTATCTTGACGAGCAGGCCCTGATCCCCTGGTACTTTTTGCGTCGCACCAAGGAAGGATCCTATGTAAGGAACGACGACGTGGAGTTTGACCGTAAAAATAAACTCGCCAAAGGCACCTATGCGACCAGGACAGTTCCCGACAACGTACAGGATATCCTTTCTGCTGTTTACTATGCCCGTACGCTTGATTTTTCATCAGCACAGAAAGGAGATGTGTTCCCCTTAGACTTTTTCCTGGATGATTCGGTCTATATTTCTCAGGTCGTTTATCAGGGAAAGGAAACCATAAAGTCGAACCGTACGTCGTACCGCTGCCTGAAATTCAAACCCATGGTGCTTGTTGGACCCGTGTTCAGTGAACCTTACCCGATGACCGTGTGGGTGACCGACGACTCGAACCGTATCCCCGTACGGGTTGAGTCAAAAGTGCTTGTCGGAAAAATCAAGGTGGAACTGCAGGATTTTTCGGGCCTGGCCAATCCCCTGACAGCAAAGCTGGATTAA